From a region of the Methylocystis hirsuta genome:
- a CDS encoding DUF2946 family protein, whose product MRREFRAALAVAAVCALMLSLLLSGATRPAHAFADQGGIACDHAAYVAGLHATAAQKGSSTQRDGSPTHSTRSCPDCCLNAHAGHAVLPERLISVARPNAERAAPIQPSAVAAQPPESFAANGANGARAPPSIHVS is encoded by the coding sequence ATGCGTCGGGAATTCCGTGCGGCACTCGCCGTCGCGGCCGTTTGCGCGCTGATGCTCTCGCTTCTTCTGTCAGGCGCTACGCGGCCCGCGCACGCATTCGCGGACCAAGGCGGAATCGCCTGCGATCATGCCGCTTATGTCGCAGGCCTGCACGCAACCGCCGCGCAGAAGGGAAGTTCGACGCAACGCGACGGCTCGCCAACGCATTCTACGCGCAGCTGTCCGGACTGTTGCCTGAACGCCCATGCAGGCCACGCCGTTCTTCCAGAGCGCCTGATTTCCGTCGCACGGCCCAACGCCGAACGCGCGGCTCCGATCCAACCTAGCGCGGTCGCCGCGCAGCCGCCCGAGAGTTTCGCCGCGAATGGCGCAAATGGCGCGCGCGCTCCACCCTCAATTCATGTTTCCTGA
- a CDS encoding MotA/TolQ/ExbB proton channel family protein, with the protein MDYNTLSPLAMFLNAGPVGKAVMALLLLASIWTWVLIVEGVVAVTRITKSARSARQGGDVGVLAPVAEAGREAFALDLPDETIGDKRARIADHMSRAAREFLTKAEGGLPNLAVISSVAPFVGLFGTVWGIMTSFASIAQSQDTSLAVVAPGIAEALAATAYGLAAAIPASVGYNRIGAAFARVGQQVAHYIEDESLLMCSGHQSRPRRDREAA; encoded by the coding sequence ATGGATTACAACACGCTTTCCCCTCTCGCCATGTTCCTCAACGCCGGTCCTGTCGGAAAGGCCGTCATGGCGCTGCTGCTGCTCGCGTCGATCTGGACGTGGGTGCTTATCGTCGAAGGCGTGGTGGCTGTCACCCGCATCACCAAATCCGCGCGCTCGGCGCGTCAGGGCGGAGACGTCGGCGTTCTCGCGCCCGTCGCCGAAGCGGGCCGCGAAGCTTTTGCGCTTGATCTCCCGGACGAGACGATCGGCGACAAGCGCGCCCGCATCGCCGACCATATGAGCCGCGCCGCGCGCGAGTTCCTGACCAAGGCGGAGGGCGGCCTGCCGAATCTCGCCGTCATTTCGTCGGTCGCGCCCTTCGTCGGCCTGTTCGGCACGGTGTGGGGAATCATGACGAGCTTCGCCAGCATCGCTCAGTCGCAGGACACGAGCCTCGCGGTCGTCGCGCCCGGCATCGCCGAGGCGCTTGCGGCCACGGCCTACGGACTTGCCGCCGCCATCCCCGCCTCGGTCGGCTACAACCGCATCGGCGCCGCCTTCGCGCGCGTCGGCCAGCAGGTCGCGCATTACATCGAAGACGAGTCTCTCCTGATGTGCAGCGGCCATCAGTCGCGTCCGCGTCGCGATCGGGAGGCTGCATAA
- a CDS encoding ExbD/TolR family protein: MGMPSRQRQSATEGLYQPLADINVTPLVDVMLVLLIIFMITAPLLAKGVKVNLPQASAAMPINQKDPIVVTVGKDGKIALGADELSAEALIDGIKVMMGDDHARVVHIRGDTEAVYGEVVAVMDKLATNGITHIAIMTNSRSKTGPATKAAPGRAAPTPGGAAPAQVPAAPAGALK; the protein is encoded by the coding sequence ATGGGCATGCCCTCACGCCAGCGCCAGAGCGCAACCGAAGGCCTTTATCAGCCGCTCGCCGATATCAATGTGACGCCGCTCGTCGACGTCATGCTGGTGCTGCTGATCATTTTCATGATCACGGCGCCATTGCTCGCCAAGGGCGTCAAGGTGAACTTGCCGCAGGCGAGCGCCGCGATGCCGATCAACCAAAAAGACCCGATCGTCGTGACAGTGGGCAAGGACGGCAAGATCGCGCTTGGCGCGGACGAGCTCTCAGCGGAGGCGCTCATCGACGGCATCAAGGTGATGATGGGCGACGACCATGCCCGCGTCGTGCACATTCGCGGCGATACGGAGGCAGTCTATGGCGAGGTCGTCGCGGTGATGGATAAGCTTGCGACGAACGGCATCACCCATATCGCGATCATGACCAACTCGCGCAGCAAGACCGGCCCGGCCACGAAGGCCGCGCCCGGCCGCGCCGCGCCTACGCCTGGCGGCGCTGCGCCGGCGCAAGTCCCGGCGGCGCCGGCAGGAGCGCTGAAATGA
- a CDS encoding energy transducer TonB yields the protein MTDLALSPQGMAREGDHHPPSGPEPVKPSWLRSVTTVLVIAAHVMVFGILAYSAKPTAVSLDSVSMDLVPEGDFFEQEEVAEADDTPPPEAVEEPDIALPPPVVMAPDAVPLPAKKEDVDKVKKKVEQQQVQRAQQRQEAQARRRYGAPEGQAGNSGASQATCLAHIGAALRRHTPGSTSLGPGSASVTFHVNPGGGLSGISASGSSPGHAALARRIVSSARGPSMCGSAFISQPFVFH from the coding sequence ATGACCGACCTCGCGCTAAGTCCGCAAGGCATGGCGCGAGAGGGCGACCACCACCCGCCTTCGGGTCCGGAGCCGGTCAAGCCCTCCTGGCTGCGCTCGGTGACGACCGTCCTCGTCATCGCGGCGCATGTCATGGTCTTCGGCATACTCGCCTATTCGGCGAAGCCAACGGCCGTATCGCTCGACTCCGTCAGCATGGACCTCGTGCCGGAAGGCGATTTCTTCGAGCAGGAGGAAGTCGCCGAGGCCGACGACACGCCGCCGCCCGAAGCGGTCGAGGAGCCTGACATCGCGCTTCCGCCGCCGGTGGTGATGGCGCCCGACGCCGTGCCCTTGCCGGCCAAGAAGGAAGACGTCGACAAGGTCAAGAAGAAGGTCGAGCAGCAACAGGTCCAGCGCGCGCAGCAACGTCAGGAGGCGCAGGCGCGTCGGCGCTACGGCGCGCCTGAGGGACAGGCCGGGAATTCGGGCGCGTCGCAAGCGACGTGTCTTGCCCATATCGGCGCAGCGCTTCGCCGCCATACGCCAGGCAGCACCAGCCTTGGTCCCGGCAGCGCTAGCGTGACGTTCCATGTCAATCCGGGCGGCGGTCTGTCGGGGATCTCCGCCTCTGGGTCGAGTCCGGGGCATGCGGCGCTCGCGCGGCGAATCGTGTCATCGGCTCGCGGCCCCAGCATGTGCGGCTCAGCCTTCATCAGCCAGCCGTTCGTCTTCCATTGA
- a CDS encoding TonB C-terminal domain-containing protein, producing the protein MSESKFLGVLYTAIAKQTPSESPAGDGEVTASFHVNAQGKIDKVTIDKTTSPALSETVKKILSSVEAPSPPGGSMDVGQTFKFRGTPK; encoded by the coding sequence ATGTCAGAGAGCAAGTTCCTCGGCGTGCTCTATACGGCGATCGCCAAGCAAACCCCTTCGGAAAGTCCTGCCGGCGACGGCGAGGTGACGGCCAGCTTTCACGTCAACGCGCAAGGCAAGATCGACAAGGTGACGATCGACAAGACGACAAGTCCAGCGCTTTCAGAAACGGTGAAGAAGATCCTGTCGAGCGTCGAAGCGCCGTCGCCGCCGGGCGGATCGATGGACGTGGGACAAACTTTCAAGTTCCGCGGGACGCCGAAATGA
- a CDS encoding TonB family protein, which produces MRRLLPLTWALASLVAGIGTTPARAASDREAARAAYAARVSQILYARTYLDRSAQGFRMDLRRPARGFVRIRFEIDSSGSVQKFRVLEASSDLHARKAEEIVSGLRAPPPPGGGFTVEQMFRFR; this is translated from the coding sequence ATGCGTCGCCTTCTCCCACTAACATGGGCTCTTGCCTCGCTCGTCGCTGGAATAGGAACGACGCCAGCGCGCGCAGCATCGGATCGCGAGGCTGCGCGCGCCGCTTACGCAGCCCGCGTTTCGCAAATTTTGTACGCGCGCACCTATCTCGACAGGTCCGCACAAGGCTTCCGAATGGACTTGCGACGTCCTGCTCGGGGCTTTGTGCGCATTCGGTTCGAGATTGATTCATCGGGCAGTGTGCAAAAGTTCAGAGTCTTGGAGGCGAGCAGCGACCTGCACGCCAGGAAGGCGGAAGAGATCGTTTCCGGCTTACGCGCGCCGCCGCCGCCCGGCGGCGGCTTTACAGTCGAACAGATGTTCCGCTTTAGATGA
- a CDS encoding sialidase family protein: protein MKRLALALLAFAASGAAIAEQGAPSADAAKDAAPPAQSAPPAAMSHHPAAACAEAKVDCAATAVPAFAKDGRLWVAFSVGKSVCAAASSDNGATFSAPTAIATVGDGMIDAHGDARPKIFALKDGTLLATYTTRPDKQMIGTIFTARSTDGGKTFSAPQALLSEGGQRFDSIVVNRKGRIYAGWLDKTHALKAKAEGKEFLGSGVAFAYSDDGGKTFKGKSILIDHACECCRMSGALDKDGTPVFAWRQVLDGNVRDHMVAKLSADAAQATATRVSDDDWAINSCPHHGPSIAIDAAGDWHVVWFTKGKKRQGLYYARSLDAGKSFSEPEKFGDDARAAGHPTLVAAKGRLYRVWKEFDGTTTTIAMQMSRDNGKSWSAPRVLAETLDASDHPELIAHNGAAYLSWLTHKEGYRLLPLPRDEKSAAAAR from the coding sequence ATGAAGCGTCTAGCTCTTGCCCTACTGGCGTTCGCGGCCTCGGGCGCCGCCATAGCGGAACAAGGCGCGCCGTCCGCAGACGCTGCTAAGGACGCGGCGCCGCCGGCTCAATCAGCGCCGCCGGCCGCGATGAGTCACCATCCCGCCGCCGCCTGCGCCGAGGCGAAGGTGGATTGCGCGGCGACCGCCGTTCCCGCCTTTGCGAAGGACGGACGACTGTGGGTCGCCTTTTCCGTCGGCAAGAGCGTCTGCGCCGCCGCCTCTTCGGATAATGGCGCGACGTTTTCCGCGCCGACTGCAATCGCCACGGTCGGCGACGGCATGATCGACGCGCATGGCGACGCGCGTCCGAAAATCTTCGCGCTCAAAGACGGGACGCTGCTCGCGACCTATACGACGCGGCCCGACAAGCAGATGATCGGCACGATCTTCACCGCCCGATCGACGGACGGCGGCAAGACCTTTTCAGCGCCGCAGGCGCTTCTGAGCGAAGGCGGTCAGCGCTTCGACAGCATCGTCGTCAACCGCAAGGGGCGCATTTACGCCGGCTGGCTCGACAAGACGCATGCGCTCAAAGCCAAGGCCGAAGGCAAGGAGTTTCTCGGCAGCGGCGTCGCCTTCGCCTATTCGGACGACGGCGGCAAGACCTTCAAAGGCAAGTCGATCCTGATTGATCACGCTTGCGAATGCTGCCGCATGTCAGGCGCGCTCGACAAGGACGGAACGCCGGTTTTCGCCTGGCGACAGGTGCTGGACGGCAATGTTCGCGACCATATGGTCGCGAAGCTGTCCGCCGACGCCGCGCAAGCGACGGCGACGCGCGTGTCCGACGACGACTGGGCGATCAACAGCTGCCCGCATCACGGACCATCGATCGCGATCGACGCCGCCGGCGATTGGCATGTGGTCTGGTTCACCAAGGGCAAGAAGCGCCAGGGGCTCTATTACGCGCGCAGCCTCGACGCGGGCAAAAGCTTCTCGGAGCCGGAAAAATTCGGCGACGACGCGCGCGCCGCCGGACATCCGACGCTGGTCGCGGCCAAAGGCCGCCTGTATCGCGTCTGGAAGGAGTTCGACGGAACGACGACGACGATCGCCATGCAAATGTCGCGCGACAACGGCAAGAGCTGGAGCGCGCCGCGCGTCTTGGCGGAAACGTTGGACGCCTCCGACCATCCGGAACTCATCGCCCATAATGGCGCGGCGTATCTATCCTGGTTAACGCATAAGGAAGGCTATCGCCTTCTGCCGCTGCCGCGAGACGAAAAAAGCGCGGCGGCGGCGCGGTGA
- a CDS encoding TlpA family protein disulfide reductase: protein MRLTSLALAFALLAGGGAFAMDFKPYGRGAFGQLTKAHAGRPLVVHFWSVTCPPCLVELPQWAKIAAEKKGFDVVFVNTDGDDDRARAQARIEKVGLSSADHYGFADDFVEKLYFEADSAWRGELPFTALVAPDGGVVTVTGAVDDPLIVEWLEKRVAK from the coding sequence ATGCGCCTCACGTCTCTCGCCCTCGCCTTCGCGCTCCTTGCAGGAGGAGGCGCCTTCGCCATGGACTTCAAGCCCTACGGCCGAGGCGCGTTCGGGCAATTGACCAAGGCTCACGCCGGCAGGCCGCTCGTCGTGCATTTCTGGTCGGTGACCTGTCCGCCCTGCCTCGTCGAATTGCCGCAATGGGCGAAGATCGCCGCGGAGAAAAAGGGATTCGATGTCGTCTTCGTCAACACCGACGGCGACGACGACCGCGCCCGCGCGCAGGCTCGCATCGAGAAGGTCGGGCTTTCGAGCGCGGATCACTACGGCTTTGCCGACGACTTTGTCGAAAAGCTCTATTTCGAAGCGGACAGCGCCTGGCGCGGAGAATTGCCCTTCACGGCGCTCGTCGCCCCGGACGGCGGCGTCGTGACGGTGACGGGCGCGGTCGACGATCCGCTCATTGTCGAATGGCTGGAGAAGCGCGTAGCCAAGTGA
- a CDS encoding twin transmembrane helix small protein, whose translation MPSSSNLLVVVAVAAVILVVVAGFINMFRGGEGAPARSQKLMRWRVGLQLLALLIVLGVLYARGRW comes from the coding sequence ATGCCAAGTTCTTCAAATCTATTGGTCGTCGTCGCCGTCGCGGCGGTGATTCTCGTCGTCGTCGCCGGCTTCATCAATATGTTCCGCGGCGGCGAGGGCGCGCCCGCCCGCTCGCAGAAGCTGATGCGTTGGCGCGTCGGTCTGCAATTGCTGGCGCTTCTCATCGTTCTCGGCGTGCTTTACGCGAGAGGCCGCTGGTAA
- a CDS encoding TIGR02302 family protein: protein MDELQHQNAPSGKKTSPRLEGMLRQSAFAILAERIWRAGLALATIVLVFLALSWLGLWQAAPLEARVGGVALFGFAALYVVARESARGWPHRAAALERLDRGADAALRPASSLEDRLASPNADAGVEALWALHRQRLETALAQTPIEAPHPRVPQRDPYALRALALVAAVAAGFAAGDEKRARIAAAFDWRASASFGTSARVDAWLEPPAYTGRPPIVLAKDTDAPIEAPVNSTLRIRPPDSGVSVSGGLVAAQAAVEDSQKGASKEQAFKLSSAARVSLSDGRRFDLAAIPDKPPSIALTENPRNNVRGSMTLAFRATDDYGVVGAQAVFSGPPSGRRALYEPPRLALALPPGGGGQGEAKATIDLADSPFGGAKLAMRLVAKDAADNEGASESIEVTLPQRRFVKPLARALAEQRRILALDPDSRSSVRAALEALSIAPEAFDTPAAVHLGLREARRGLEGPRSDDELRGVCEMLWAMALGLEEGDTSQAERELRAAERELKDAIARGDSEQEIANRAEELRAALDKFLQQLGSRLPPEGSPRQESEGGGDTVTPDELQAMLDEMNRAMKSGDMAQAQRLLEELQDILENVQTAQAAGQRRGRGREMARALNELDQLSREEQQLRDETFQGMNAPSDMESRGARSHRQKGQPQNEALSDERQRQQALRERLERQQDALREGGVEAAEELDDARRAMKEAEDALGKAGEGGARAVDAQGRAVQALRKGADRLAQQMRGDGDQNAEEEGGSPGRRGRRGRGRDPLGRAPGDGNRPDAFGKYDPLGLPPAQRAHRVQEELRRRLGQPERPQEELDYLQRLLRR, encoded by the coding sequence ATGGACGAGCTTCAGCACCAGAATGCGCCCTCGGGGAAAAAGACCTCGCCGCGTCTCGAGGGGATGCTGCGCCAGTCGGCGTTCGCGATTCTTGCCGAGCGCATCTGGCGGGCCGGCTTGGCGCTCGCCACGATTGTCCTCGTCTTCCTGGCGCTCTCCTGGCTGGGACTTTGGCAGGCCGCGCCGCTCGAGGCGCGCGTCGGCGGCGTGGCGCTCTTCGGCTTCGCCGCGCTCTATGTCGTCGCGCGAGAGTCGGCGCGCGGTTGGCCGCATCGCGCCGCCGCGCTCGAACGGCTGGACCGCGGCGCAGACGCCGCGCTGCGTCCTGCGTCTTCACTCGAGGATCGGCTCGCCAGCCCAAACGCCGACGCGGGGGTCGAGGCGCTCTGGGCGTTGCATCGCCAGCGCCTGGAGACGGCGCTGGCGCAGACGCCTATCGAAGCGCCGCATCCGCGCGTCCCACAGCGCGACCCTTACGCGCTGCGCGCGCTGGCGCTCGTCGCGGCGGTTGCCGCCGGATTCGCGGCGGGCGATGAAAAGCGCGCGCGCATCGCCGCCGCGTTTGACTGGCGGGCTTCCGCGAGCTTCGGGACCAGTGCGCGCGTCGACGCCTGGCTCGAACCGCCTGCCTATACCGGACGTCCGCCGATCGTGCTGGCAAAAGACACCGACGCGCCCATCGAGGCGCCGGTCAATTCGACGCTGCGGATCCGCCCCCCGGACTCAGGCGTATCTGTCTCCGGCGGACTGGTCGCCGCGCAGGCCGCCGTCGAGGACTCGCAAAAGGGCGCGTCGAAAGAGCAGGCGTTCAAACTCTCCAGCGCGGCGCGCGTCTCGCTTTCCGACGGTCGGCGTTTCGATCTCGCGGCGATCCCAGACAAGCCGCCGAGCATCGCTTTGACGGAAAATCCCCGTAACAATGTTCGGGGCTCGATGACGCTCGCGTTCCGCGCCACGGACGATTACGGCGTCGTCGGCGCCCAAGCGGTGTTTAGCGGCCCGCCCAGCGGGCGGCGCGCGCTCTACGAGCCGCCGCGTCTTGCGCTCGCTTTGCCGCCCGGCGGAGGCGGCCAGGGCGAGGCCAAGGCGACAATCGATCTCGCCGACAGTCCTTTCGGCGGCGCGAAGCTCGCGATGCGCCTCGTCGCCAAGGACGCCGCGGACAATGAAGGCGCTTCTGAATCGATCGAAGTGACTCTGCCGCAGCGCCGCTTCGTCAAGCCGCTCGCCCGCGCGCTCGCCGAACAGAGGCGCATCCTCGCGCTCGATCCGGATTCGCGTTCAAGCGTCCGCGCGGCGCTCGAGGCGCTGTCGATCGCGCCCGAAGCATTCGATACGCCTGCCGCCGTCCATCTCGGCCTCCGCGAGGCGCGCCGCGGTCTCGAGGGTCCGCGCAGCGACGACGAATTGCGCGGCGTCTGTGAAATGCTGTGGGCGATGGCGCTCGGCCTGGAAGAGGGCGACACCTCCCAAGCGGAGCGCGAACTGCGCGCGGCGGAGCGCGAATTGAAGGATGCGATCGCGCGCGGCGACAGCGAGCAGGAGATCGCCAATCGCGCCGAGGAGCTTCGCGCCGCGCTCGATAAATTCCTCCAGCAACTCGGCAGCCGATTGCCGCCGGAAGGTTCGCCGCGCCAGGAGTCGGAGGGCGGCGGCGACACCGTCACGCCGGACGAGTTGCAGGCGATGCTCGACGAGATGAACCGAGCCATGAAGTCGGGCGACATGGCGCAAGCGCAAAGGCTCCTGGAGGAACTCCAGGACATTCTCGAAAATGTGCAGACCGCGCAGGCCGCGGGCCAGCGTCGCGGGCGCGGGCGCGAAATGGCGCGCGCGCTCAACGAACTCGATCAGTTGTCGCGCGAAGAGCAGCAATTGCGCGATGAGACGTTCCAGGGGATGAACGCGCCGAGCGATATGGAATCACGTGGCGCGCGCAGCCATCGTCAGAAGGGCCAGCCGCAGAACGAGGCGCTCAGCGACGAGCGCCAGCGCCAGCAGGCGCTTCGCGAGCGGCTCGAGCGCCAGCAGGACGCGCTGCGCGAGGGCGGCGTCGAAGCCGCCGAAGAGCTCGACGACGCGCGCCGCGCGATGAAGGAAGCGGAGGACGCGCTCGGCAAAGCCGGCGAAGGCGGCGCCAGGGCGGTCGACGCGCAAGGGCGCGCGGTGCAGGCGTTGCGCAAGGGCGCCGACAGGCTGGCGCAGCAGATGCGCGGCGATGGCGACCAAAACGCGGAAGAAGAGGGCGGAAGCCCGGGCAGGCGCGGGCGCCGCGGCAGGGGCCGCGATCCGCTCGGGCGGGCGCCCGGCGACGGCAATCGTCCCGACGCCTTTGGGAAATATGATCCGCTCGGCCTGCCGCCGGCGCAGCGCGCCCATCGCGTGCAGGAAGAGCTGCGCCGCAGGCTCGGTCAGCCTGAACGCCCGCAGGAAGAGCTCGATTATCTGCAGCGCCTGCTGCGGCGATAA
- a CDS encoding plasmid stabilization protein, translated as MPQGDNSAYTDKQKRKAEHIEEGYEKRGVPEKEAERRAWATVNKDDGGGKKSGSGRGAKSSNAAARKGGKRGGEASASRPATERSASAKKAAATRKRNERRAS; from the coding sequence ATGCCGCAGGGAGATAACTCGGCCTATACCGACAAGCAGAAACGCAAGGCCGAGCACATCGAGGAAGGCTACGAGAAGCGCGGCGTGCCTGAGAAGGAAGCCGAGCGCCGGGCCTGGGCGACGGTCAACAAGGATGACGGCGGCGGCAAGAAGTCAGGGTCCGGCCGCGGCGCGAAGAGCAGCAATGCGGCGGCGCGCAAGGGCGGCAAGCGGGGCGGCGAAGCTTCCGCGTCGCGCCCGGCAACCGAACGCTCGGCTTCCGCCAAAAAGGCCGCGGCTACACGCAAGCGAAATGAACGGCGCGCCAGCTGA
- a CDS encoding dihydroorotase: MPQVFDVILSGGALVNQDGEGARDVGVRDGKIAEIGDLSRASAGETIDCRGLHILPGVIDSQVHFREPGAPHKEDLESGSRGAVLGGVVGVFDMPNTNPLTTGEAELADKVARASGRMHCDFAFWVGGTHENAAHLGELERLPGAAGIKVFMGSSTGSLLIADDAGVADVLSHTRRRAAFHSEDEDRLNLRKSLRIDGDPSSHPVWRDVETAVRATRRLMHIAREKGALVHVLHVTTQEEIALLAEHKDIASVEVTPHHLTMDASDYARIGTLAQMNPPVREARHREALWRGVAQGVVDVLGSDHAPHTLEEKAKPYPNSPSGMTGVQTLVPLLLDHVNAGRLTLQRFVDLTSAGPARLFGIARKGRVAVGYDADLTIVDMKRRETIRNSWIASRVGWTPYDGKEVVGWPVGTFVRGAKVMWEGELVTPSQGAAMRFWNAL; encoded by the coding sequence ATGCCGCAGGTTTTCGACGTCATCCTCTCCGGCGGCGCGCTCGTCAATCAGGACGGCGAGGGCGCGCGCGACGTCGGCGTCCGCGACGGCAAGATCGCCGAAATCGGCGATCTGTCGCGCGCCTCGGCCGGTGAGACGATCGACTGTCGCGGCCTGCATATTCTGCCCGGCGTCATCGACAGCCAGGTGCATTTCCGCGAGCCCGGCGCGCCGCATAAGGAAGACCTTGAATCGGGGTCGCGCGGCGCGGTTCTGGGCGGCGTCGTCGGCGTCTTCGACATGCCCAACACCAATCCGCTGACGACGGGCGAAGCGGAGCTGGCCGACAAGGTGGCGCGCGCGAGCGGGCGCATGCATTGCGATTTCGCCTTCTGGGTCGGCGGCACGCATGAGAACGCCGCGCATCTGGGCGAGTTGGAGCGCCTGCCCGGCGCGGCCGGCATCAAAGTGTTCATGGGCTCCTCGACCGGCTCGCTGCTCATCGCCGACGACGCCGGCGTCGCGGACGTGCTGTCGCATACACGCCGGCGCGCCGCCTTTCACAGCGAAGACGAAGACCGGCTAAATCTGCGCAAGTCTTTGCGCATCGACGGCGACCCGTCGTCGCATCCGGTCTGGCGCGACGTGGAGACGGCGGTGCGCGCGACGCGCCGGCTCATGCATATCGCGCGCGAGAAGGGCGCGCTCGTGCATGTGCTGCATGTGACGACGCAAGAAGAGATCGCGCTGCTCGCCGAGCATAAGGACATCGCCAGCGTCGAAGTGACCCCGCATCATTTGACGATGGACGCGAGCGACTATGCGCGGATCGGCACGCTGGCGCAGATGAATCCGCCGGTGCGCGAGGCGCGCCACCGCGAAGCCCTCTGGCGCGGCGTCGCGCAAGGCGTCGTCGACGTGCTCGGTTCCGATCACGCGCCTCATACGCTCGAAGAGAAGGCCAAGCCTTATCCCAATAGCCCGTCGGGGATGACAGGCGTGCAGACGCTCGTTCCTCTGCTGCTCGATCACGTCAACGCCGGTCGATTGACCTTGCAGCGCTTCGTCGACCTGACGAGCGCCGGTCCCGCGCGGCTTTTCGGCATCGCCCGCAAGGGGCGCGTCGCGGTGGGCTACGACGCCGATCTCACAATCGTCGACATGAAGCGACGCGAGACGATCCGCAATTCCTGGATCGCCTCGCGCGTCGGCTGGACGCCCTATGACGGCAAAGAAGTCGTCGGCTGGCCGGTCGGGACGTTCGTGCGCGGCGCCAAGGTCATGTGGGAGGGCGAACTCGTAACGCCGTCGCAAGGCGCGGCGATGCGCTTCTGGAACGCTCTCTAA
- a CDS encoding YgfZ/GcvT domain-containing protein has product MTTAILLDDRAIIEVAGEDAGKFLHNLVTNDVASLKAGEARFAALLTPQGKILFDFLVLAAGEGGYLLDCPLALAADLEKRLNIYKLRSKVTVTNRSGELDAIAFPDSTEAPKVEAVAIAADPRGPLGFRALAAKGKIPTEDGRSAYEARRIHAGVPLGGVDFDYGATFPHEANMDLLSGLDFKKGCYVGQEVVSRMKHRGLVRKRVTKYRAEGGAPAPGETIRAGDVEIGVTGSRLHEEGLALIRLDRLGDALAAGATPVAAGADLSFETPDKPPP; this is encoded by the coding sequence ATGACGACGGCGATCCTGCTCGATGACCGCGCAATCATCGAGGTTGCGGGCGAAGACGCGGGCAAATTCCTGCATAATCTGGTGACCAACGACGTCGCCTCGCTCAAGGCCGGAGAGGCGCGCTTCGCCGCGCTGCTGACGCCGCAGGGCAAGATCTTATTCGATTTTCTGGTCTTAGCGGCGGGCGAAGGAGGCTATCTGCTCGACTGTCCGCTCGCCCTCGCCGCCGATCTCGAAAAACGTCTGAACATCTACAAGCTGCGTTCGAAAGTGACGGTGACGAACCGCAGCGGCGAACTCGACGCGATCGCCTTTCCCGACTCGACCGAAGCGCCGAAGGTCGAGGCCGTCGCCATCGCCGCCGATCCGCGCGGCCCGCTTGGATTCCGCGCCCTCGCGGCAAAAGGCAAGATACCGACGGAGGACGGGCGGAGCGCCTACGAGGCCCGGCGCATCCATGCCGGCGTGCCGCTCGGCGGCGTCGATTTCGACTATGGCGCAACCTTTCCGCACGAAGCCAACATGGATTTGCTCTCGGGGCTCGACTTCAAGAAGGGCTGCTATGTCGGGCAGGAAGTGGTGTCGCGGATGAAGCACCGCGGCCTGGTGCGCAAGCGGGTCACGAAATATCGCGCGGAAGGCGGCGCGCCCGCGCCGGGCGAAACGATCCGCGCCGGCGACGTTGAAATCGGCGTCACCGGCTCGCGCCTTCATGAAGAGGGTCTCGCCTTGATCCGTCTCGATCGTCTCGGCGACGCCCTGGCGGCAGGCGCGACGCCCGTGGCGGCGGGGGCGGATTTGTCTTTTGAGACGCCAGATAAGCCGCCGCCATAA